One Choloepus didactylus isolate mChoDid1 chromosome 8, mChoDid1.pri, whole genome shotgun sequence DNA window includes the following coding sequences:
- the LOC119541662 gene encoding palmitoyltransferase ZDHHC3-like translates to MLGTATSATASQGTRRGTGSSTSPTQPLLRHSRVCGFTCGAEGTKLRTPRGAHNRKVMSGGCGAGQRCQRATLPEGEASCCAEAPKAPLSEFTNPVSGHILERREALASFPRGEGGGRRRSRGGSQPPGRPPGPWPAARGSEMPEGPDDARAGPGAQMPGAHARVRAAHRRPAWVPAGAPRRRVWFVCDPLGIACAAGTWLLVLYATGVLLEDLLIPSEDAAYGVANGALFHLLAFLGLASHARTMLSDPGSVPVGYAPPPGPAPAASWCARCSSARPARAHHCRVCRRCVRKMDHHCPLVNNCVGEDNQKYFVLFTLYIALASLHALLLLGIPVLRSYARGEWDAHSSFSPRLSVLVLFLVALKGLLFASVMFWTQMYAICTDRTRLEQLQRERGRGRRSTGWMNLKAVCGPSFSLAWLSPFASPAPQNAAQQSDLHWGPTSLQLPSGLSHSPSWKMGTDTG, encoded by the exons ATGCTGGGCACGGCCACCTCCGCCACTGCCTCCCAGGGGACCAGGCGGGGGACAGGGTCCTCCACGTCAcccacccagcccctcctccGACACAGCCGGGTCTGTGGATTCACTTGCGGGGCTGAGGGAACAAAGCTGAGGACACCCCGGGGCGCTCACAACAGAAAGGTCATGTCTGGCGGTTGTGGAGCCGGACAGCGGTGCCAGCGGGCTACCCTCCCCGAG GGAGAGGCCAGCTGCTGTGCGGAAGCCCCGAAGGCACCCCTTTCTGAGTTCACAAACCCTGTCTCAGGACACATTCTAGAACGCCGCGAGGCGCTGGCTTCGTTCCCTCGGGGTGAGGGCGGAGGCCGCAGGAGGAGCCGGGGCGGCAGCCAGCCCCCGGGCCGCCCCCCAGGTCCATGGCCCGCGGCCCGCGGCTCGGAGATGCCTGAAGGCCCGGACGATGCCCGCGCGGGTCCCGGCGCACAGATGCCTGGAGCGCACGCCCGAGTTCGCGCCGCGCACCGCCGTCCTGCCTGGGTCCCCGCGGGCGCCCCACGGCGCCGCGTCTGGTTCGTGTGCGACCCGCTGGGCATCGCGTGCGCCGCCGGCACCTGGCTGCTGGTGCTGTACGCCACGGGCGTGCTGCTGGAGGACCTGCTCATCCCGTCCGAGGACGCGGCCTACGGCGTGGCCAACGGCGCGCTCTTCCATCTGCTGGCTTTCCTGGGGCTGGCGTCGCACGCGCGGACCATGCTCAGCGACCCCGGCTCGGTGCCCGTCGGGTACGCGCCTCCGCCGGGCCCCGCGCCGGCCGCGTCCTGGTGCGCCCGCTGCAGCAGCGCCAGGCCCGCGCGCGCCCACCACTGCCGCGTCTGCCGGCGCTGCGTACGCAAGATGGACCACCACTGCCCCTTGGTCAACAACTGCGTGGGCGAGGACAACCAGAAGTACTTCGTGCTCTTCACGCTGTACATCGCGCTGGCCTCGTTGCACGCGCTGCTCCTGCTGGGCATCCCCGTCCTGCGCAGCTACGCACGCGGTGAGTGGGACGCGCACAGCTCCTTCTCTCCGCGCCTGTCCGTCCTGGTCCTCTTCCTGGTGGCTCTGAAGGGCCTGCTCTTCGCCTCCGTCATGTTCTGGACCCAGATGTACGCCATCTGCACCGACCGGACGAGACTTGAGCAGCTGCAGAGGGAGAGGGGCCGGGGGCGCAGAAGCACCGGGTGGATGAACCTGAAGGCCGTCTGCGGCCCCAGCTTCTCCTTGGCCTGGCTCAGCCCCTTTGCCTCACCGGCGCCTCAGAATGCAG cgcAGCAGTCAGACCTGCACTGGGGTCCCACATCTCTCCAGCTGCCCAGCGGCCTCTCCCACTCCCCCTCTTGGAAGATGGGCACCGACACAGGGTGA